Below is a window of Populus alba chromosome 2, ASM523922v2, whole genome shotgun sequence DNA.
ttgtaTTGTGATATTTTTCACATATTTGATCTCTAATACTGCCTTGGTCACTGTTAAGCTGGCAAAGTGCTACTTGAAAGTATATGACTGCTGACTATTTTACTTAATTCAAAAGCACAGGATTTTGCTTTCAATATCtagaataatgaaataaaatataaaagataattggGAAGagtttctcctctctctctctctctctctctggtgaTTATGCTTTTTGTCTCAATATTACATCACTAATTATTTGTATCAAATTTACTCAAACAacgataaatttaattaattagatgaaAGCATTTGCTCGATGGATTGATTTAGTAGGTTTAAAACTAATGGTGGGCTACATTAAATCAACAGATTCTACGGAAAAGATGGAAATTGCTAATTTTTGATGCATGATGGTGTGGTTGTCTTTTGCCTGAGGATCTTTCTGTTGTTTGTTAATTCTCTCTGGTGGCAGCATGTAAAACATTCAAAATCATTGTAACTCAGTGATTGTGTTCAACCTTCTAAGTAGAGTTCCTAAATTCCATTTGCTATGGGAGTCAGTGTGAAAAACGTTTACAGAGGTATTCAGGCAGGTATcagttttttcccttttatttttccttcagtAGTTCATGTCCTTCCTGCTGTGAAGATATGATAGGCTTTGGTTCtgtttgaagtgtttttttctttgttttcaattgaatttatggTTACGGGGCAGGACATGGGGGAGACCAAACTGGTTGTACCTGCTGAACTTAATGGGAACTGGTTAATTTGTATAttgaaatgtgtttttttctttcgcCATTCATTTTTCACAGTGTGAGGTGCTTATGAATCATTTCTTGTTGCTCTCTTTGGTAATATGATTATTCGCTGTTGAAGTATTTCTAACTTGCTTGCATGTCTAATAGGGTGATCGACTACGGCAAACTATCCTAGAGAAGTTCCAAGCTGACCAACTTCAAAGTATCTCCCTTGTTGAAGAGAAGGTTCTTCAAAAACTTCATGAGAAAGAAGCAGAGGTGGAGAGCATTAATAAGAAGAACATGGAACTTGAGGAACGAATGGAACAGTTGTCTATGGAAGCAGGTGCATGGCAGCAACGGGCCAGATACAATGAAAACATGATAAATGCCCTCAAGTTTAATATTCAGCAAGTCCATGCTCAAAGTAGAGATAGTAGAGAAGGGTGTGGTGACAGTGAGGTGGATGATACAGCTTCATGCTACAATGACCATGCTATCGATTTTCACCTGCTTTGCAAGGATAATAATGACATGAAGGAGCTGATGATTTGTAAGGTTTGCAGAGTGAATGAAGTTTGCATGCTTTTGTTACCTTGTAAGCATCTCTGCCTCTGTAAGGATTGTGAAAGTAAGATTAGTTTTTGTCCCATGTGTCAGTCCTCCAAGTTTATTGGCATGAAAGTCTACATGTAATGggataatatgaaatttaatgcTACCTAGTGTAATACTCATTGTTCATGTCATTTTCATAATTCCTTATAGCTTACATGCTGGTTGCTGTTGCACttctatgtttttaatgtttcttcAAACGTTTTGCTTGCAAACAACTTTCAAGTGCAATGGGGCTCTTTATCCATTTGGATGGTGTGTTTATTGATTGAAAGGACCTGAAAATGGTaaaagtgatttaaaaaatgttgaagTGGCATTCTGGTGTCGTATATTTCTCTGGTAATATCTTgaagtttcttttttaagttttttgaatGATGATATTTTCTGCTTTTGGAAGGTTTGTCATATCTCATTCAATAGCTGGCAAATTTGTGTTCGTTATTTTAGGAGTGGGATTATATGCATTCCATGAAGTGCTAACGACACTCCACTTCTCTGTCCAGCCATTTCTTTCCGTGTATGAAATTTGAGTGCCATTAACACTTGGTGGAGCACTTATACCTTCACCCCTATTTCAGGTTTATGCTCAATAAATCTGCAAAACttatttgatatgatttgtAAAAACAGTTAATGATTATGCAATAAAATGATGTTGACCTACTATCCAAACATGAAGGTTGTCTGTGTATCAGAGAAAACATGCACCAGTTAGAAGCTACATCAAGGTAATGATCAGCTAGCATCGATGTTCTCTTTCCATTTATGTTGATTAGAATCTGCTGTTATTGGAACTTCTATCCTTGATATGTTTCTCAAAATTTCATAGATTGATCACCTGCTTGTTTTGTTACTCGTGTGTTTTGAGAATTGCAAGGTTTCCATGTATCTGTCACCGGAGCTTTCTTAATTTTGGGATATCTAGAGCACAGTACTTTGTTTTATTGAATACGTTGTTTATAATAGCCTAGGCCATGCTTTATCTATGCTTCTACATGATTCGACTGTAGTTTTGAATTCTATTCTTCCTAGTGAACGAAATTTTATTGCAATAACTCCTCTTGCATCAACTCTTTGCCCCCGCTTTAAACATGCAGCCACCAGTTAGTTTAGGATATGGTTAGGTTGGGCTGGGATAAAGTTGAGTCAATCACGAGAGATTTTGATATGACCATGAGCTTGGATGTTATACGAACACATTTCAGAATTAcatgaaatattattaaaaaaaaataatctttagcTACTTTTTTTCCTTGTGATTAGTTGAAAGTCTTCAATTTGAATGACGTGGAAGATTGACATTTATTAGGGAGCTGAAGATTAGTTCAAGAAGTGGATTTACATTTATAGTTGAGCTGAAGATATTAAAGTAGTCTGCTCTGAGATGGTGCTGTGCCTGCCATGTGAGGAGTGAAAGCAGTGACTTGACATTTCATCCATATGGATCCAGGCAGTCACCTGGTGTGTGAAAGCTCCTTTTTGGGTTGGTGGCAGAATGCTGTGTGCTCTCAATATTTCCCTGGCAGGCCAGACACAGGGCTGGTTCCCGTTCCAAGCTATTGGCTCAAACCGTTCAAGCACCTCATGTAGAGTGTTTTGATTGAcgctttttaattaatgattttctgATTATAATAATTCTTGAAATATTGATTGTTTTGATTGAGGTGTTAAATATCACATAGAagctacatgtttttttttttttttttaaatatccaaGTCATCAAAAAGATATAGAACTATGGGTTAAATATCACATAGAAgctacttgttttattttttaaaaaaaaatatccaagtcATCAAAAAGATATAGAACTATGGAAGGTTaacttttttatgataattttgttgtattataaataaattttcttatcaTGACGTTGATGGAGGTTGGTTTTCTAATGTTCTTcgaccaaattatttttttttaataatatttcgaTATTTTACGAGGAAACATGTGttatttaatgaataaataGATAGAATGTAAAGGAAGatatattaatcaaaagaatttgaaagttgaattaaaaaaataaataataaacctAAGGGATGTCGATCAAAACAACCTGGGCTGGGCGGCGGTGTTGTAAAGGTTTAAACTATATTTAATCATATATTGGCGTGACGACATAGTGCATCATCGGCCCATTAGATTTCTTCTCACTAGACCAAAAGCATATTGATCACAAAGCTGATGCTGGGCTGCAAAGTTGAGGTTCAAAGAGAAGAAATTGTTTGGATACATTTGTGTTTACGTTTCTGATCTCTTATTTCTGGGATGATTCAAGAGGTCTATGCATGTGCTTTCTTAATTTTACGAATTTGATTCTCTATTTCTGGTTTACTTTTTTCAATTCAtggaaataatatttctttctgGTTTACTTAATAAACGTGGAGAGAGCGAAAGAGAGGCGGAGGTGATGAATATTATGGCATCCTGCGTGACAAGGAAGAAATGAACTCTATTTGTTATTAGACGTCGATCCAGTAGCCCATCAGCGACAAACAATGGTATTCCGATCCTCCcctttccattttctttgtttaatatttcgttattaattttttttttctttatatagaaTCGTATTAGTGCCGTTTTAATTAGGTTGAGTTGTAAAATAATGCACGTACGGAGAAAAGGGAAAAGATAAATGATCacgtaatatatattatttggtgcttgaaagtgaaaattaaaactcgaatatatatatcaaccaCTTACAATCCATTCTTAATTAGGGTTCAATATGGTCCGATGATCCTATGGGACTGGGCTGTGATGGAACATGGTTAACTCCTACtatggtagtttttttttgttctttcttttttctgaaaaatagtGTGCTAGCTTTTGAAAGGAGTATATTAGACTTGGGACTAGATCCACCAATCAAATACGTTGGTGACGTTGTCAAATCTAAACACATtacaaattaaagattaaagaataaataatttgaaaggaGTTTTATGCAGCGGGAAgatagcaaaataaaaatttgtttggttaaaaaaaaatataaagatatataaaaaaatttatttttagaataattttagag
It encodes the following:
- the LOC118035766 gene encoding uncharacterized protein isoform X1, with the protein product MHSREAFLCHSEVTLLIMALPQHQFQQHYQPQQQQQSKNSRNVYAIDGQISPEVAYLNPSNLQDQSQHPPYVPPFHVVGFAPGPVNDGSDGGFELQWNFRLEPKRERLKEQDFLENHSQISSVDFLQPQSVSTGLGLSLDNAHVSSSGDSALLSRIGDDIDSELQQQHVEVDKFLKIQGDRLRQTILEKFQADQLQSISLVEEKVLQKLHEKEAEVESINKKNMELEERMEQLSMEAGAWQQRARYNENMINALKFNIQQVHAQSRDSREGCGDSEVDDTASCYNDHAIDFHLLCKDNNDMKELMICKVCRVNEVCMLLLPCCLCIRENMHQLEATSRELKISSRSGFTFIVELKILK